One window of the Periophthalmus magnuspinnatus isolate fPerMag1 chromosome 17, fPerMag1.2.pri, whole genome shotgun sequence genome contains the following:
- the LOC129456991 gene encoding LOW QUALITY PROTEIN: junctional cadherin 5-associated protein (The sequence of the model RefSeq protein was modified relative to this genomic sequence to represent the inferred CDS: deleted 1 base in 1 codon), whose protein sequence is MYSVEDLLISHGYKLPKSGPASAPPYDKRPSDCQREPGETGAPCRPGRGTLNGYEGERATSSLTGIYGARQALVKAYPGTESDGPDRILRRKDMAVGVLQDGQVVDSLAVDSGFYDVPSLTYSDPLSLVSLGHDDRDLSYWRRRGQDFSLLLDYADGRELRASTTAWRPQALLTAEELRAERQAQQLWEDLSWLRDPDSGPGQLRVTEEERKCQSLGNEEWRPAGLGRSDSEDRWALDSYRLRTPDGFFHAKTKAKSQSLPRVLSPEGNTCRELVPSRPSLPDRQRMSSTVFSGPYSRYVYGAGRERWGRSSGPASHVALLPKPRFSRPLKPPSYEIHQQTRGSAEMLTLEQGAKQKDRLAYYSRSGDFRQDYYAQQAAITGMEPPGYIPPPSYKRPLPPRAVSMNRHEMANLRWRADTLQMPNSDPGRWLTRQTRSWVGYYADRASSYRRQISVPPGNEEHISHQRQLVPINDHPGEDPKPKPISGGQSGSMLTDSEKAVRSATTIKDPSAKSLGQSTLDSAFPLQQVPAIMPVESRKTATTETDSCIASRSFVRGMRKSESVGPEQTRSQFFPSSILGKPPPPPVKPPPEQAVAETMTEVKKVEVPEPLPPEKPEKEKEKTKNLKKRLSETIFCLVSVPVTPQPTMTIRDQNNNNEKSPDPADSPTNNKTGHLTNQSLQSTSSAEAELQALTASFASSKTSSRSSSKMFKKVSCRPPKINHYKELKLTGAWPANQYRDQETQTTPEVEIPENKEAQVDGSGNVVDHNAVGTAFTFPMKGVKSLKLSSNSAFSITATFSNQISQGTASGTVDEPEAEEEDSEKEGFDPYIIKPASQRAWDAVKELEAIKKEVEEQEQQQQQQQQQQQQQQPQTSKQPSVDKCIEDLNEAYKDILELGTAGNKVPNGSVQIPERIKIRLTSEPLNKPSSLRRSAVSWSVDPEYREVKSAFSRPATKSVTFSKQLREELPVPPRETGFREYRVVAHLSRRRSNDGRTVKLDLSDEPIETPLCDFSPTTLNTAAEVPWADRQPMQDASTLTSPPDYEDICQTLRQTRDPADASRGGSRPNEEMMQDVGPDSEEECPICKREMENQMRQGPLPPLHEENSSDSSANQNASPPQRAALESPPEDVKAKEASELDKQGSGEEVKEESLNSVGNTSDRKDTEQAGNSNEIGVNTDVESQTEEIKDSETTLASDVPIDSQVSEGQKDGSNEEVKEQAVETEAIAGDVWESVLGEESLVKLNNECKDDQAKVEEQDKKPLVSPEHRLSLWTQLGRDPAGLPEFPPDRLPLSVPPTLDRRLSLSLEGERKSRGLSHRIEALQNKLAISPGRVAVERISRMREVDVICRVRRLSIRSTDSGEGDNEAESKKEELEEPPKQKEKDNTDIGKEAKEVIQSQKDPEDPGVRDTEETSSSEPIDPSPVEPE, encoded by the exons aTGTACAGCGTGGAGGACCTACTCATCTCCCATGGTTACAAACTGCCCAAGAGCGGCCCCGCCTCCGCCCCGCCCTACGACAAACGCCCGTCCGACTGCCAGCGCGAGCCCGGGGAGACCGGTGCCCCCTGTAGGCCGGGCCGGGGGACTCTGAACGGGTATGAGGGCGAGCGGGCCACCTCCTCCCTCACCGGGATCTACGGGGCGAGGCAGGCACTGGTGAAGGCCTATCCTGGAACGGAGA GCGATGGGCCGGACCGGATCCTGAGGAGGAAGGACATGGCTGTGGGGGTGCTCCAGGACGGACAGGTCGTCGACTCTCTGGCCGTGGACAGTGG GTTCTACGATGTCCCCAGCCTGACCTACTCCGACCCCCTGAGCCTGGTGAGTCTGGGCCACGATGACCGGGACTTGTCGTACTGGAGGAGGCGCGGCCAGGACTTCAGCCTGCTCTTGGACTACGCGGACGGGAGGGAGCTTAGGGCCTCTACCACCGCGTGGAGACCCCAAGCACTTCTGACCGCGGAGGAGCTGAGAGCGGAGAGACAAGCCCAACAGCTGTGGGAGGACCTCTCCTGGCTACGAGACCCAGACTCTGGCCCGGGACAGCTGAGGGTTACAGAGGAGGAGCGAAAGTGCCAGAGTTTGGGGAACGAGGAGTGGAGGCCTGCAGGGTTAGGGAGGTCTGACAGCGAGGACAGGTGGGCACTAGACTCATACAGACTAAGGACACCGGATGGATTCTTTCATGCCAAAACGAAAGCAAAGTCGCAGTCCCTCCCCCGAGTTCTCTCACCGGAGGGAAACACATGTCGAGAGCTCGTGCCTTCACGGCCGAGTCTACCCGACAGACAGCGGATGAGCAGTACTGTTTTTTCTGGGCCTTACAGCAGGTATGTCTATGGTGCTGGCAGAGAGAGGTGGGGACGGAGCTCGGGTCCAGCCAGCCATGTTGCACTTTTACCAAAGCCCAGGTTCAGCAGACCCTTAAAGCCTCCATCTTATGAGATACACCAGCAGACGAGGGGTAGCGCCGAAATGTTAACTCTAGAACAAGgtgcaaaacaaaaagacagGCTAGCGTACTATTCGAGAAGTGGGGATTTCAGGCAAGATTACTACGCACAGCAAGCTGCCATAACAGGAATGGAGCCACCGGGCTACATCCCACCCCCTTCCTACAAAAGACCTCTACCCCCACGAGCTGTTTCAATGAATCGTCATGAAATGGCTAATTTAAGATGGAGAGCGGACACTTTGCAAATGCCGAACTCAGATCCAGGAAGGTGGCTGACCAGGCAAACGCGATCCTGGGTGGGATATTACGCCGACCGCGCATCAAGCTACCGCAGGCAAATATCGGTACCACCAGGAAACGAGGAACACATCAGTCACCAACGCCAATTAGTTCCGATAAATGATCACCC CGGTGAAGACCCAAAACCTAAACCAATCTCAGGAGGGCAAAGCGGAAGTATGCTAACTGACTCTGAGAAAGCAGTCAGAAGTGCCACCACCATCAAAGACCCTTCCGCGAAATCGTTAGGACAATCTACTCTTGATAGTGCCTTTCCTCTGCAGCAGGTGCCAGCTATAATGCCTGTAGAAAGCCga aaaactgctactacaGAGACTGACAGTTGCATTGCTAGTAGATCTTTTGTCAGGGGAATGAGAAAAAGTGAAAGCGTGGGTCCTGAACAAACTCGTAGCCAATTTTTTCCATCCTCCATTTTGGGTAAACCGCCGCctcctcctgttaagccccCACCTGAGCAGGCAGTCGCGGAAACTATGACCGAAGTGAAGAAAGTTGAAGTTCCTGAACCTTTGCCTCCTGAAAAACcggaaaaggaaaaagaaaaaacaaagaacttGAAAAAGAGACTTAGCGAAACCATTTTTTGTTTGGTGTCTGTACCAGTTACGCCACAGCCAACAATGACCATTCGTgatcagaataataataatgaaaagtcGCCTGATCCTGCCGATAGCCccacaaataacaaaacaggCCATTTGACAAACCAAAGTCTCCAAAGCACATCTTCAGCAGAGGCAGAGTTGCAAGCGCTAACAGCAAGTTTCGCTAGCAGCAAGACAAGCAGCAGATCGAGtagtaaaatgttcaaaaaggTTTCATGTCGACCGCCAAAAATCAACCATTATAAGGAGTTGAAGTTGACGGGGGCATGGCCGGCCAATCAGTACAGGGATCAGGAAACGCAAACGACTCCCGAAGTGGAAATACCAGAAAACAAGGAAGCACAAGTAGATGGGAGCGGTAATGTAGTTGATCACAACGCAGTAGGGACAGCGTTTACGTTTCCAATGAAAGGCGTCAAAAGTCTAAAATTGTCAAGCAACAGCGCTTTCTCGATAACCGCGACGTTTTCAAACCAGATAAGCCAGGGTACTGCCTCAGGAACTGTGGATGAgccagaagcagaggaggaagacagtGAAAAAGAGGGGTTTGATCCATATATTATTAAACCTGCCAGTCAACGCGCTTGGGATGCTGTGAAAGAATTGGAAGCTATTAAAAAGGAAGttgaagaacaagaacaacagcagcaacaacaacaacaacaacagcagcagcaacaaccgcAAACCAGCAAACAACCCAGTGTAGACAAATGCATAGAGGACTTGAATGAAGCTTATAAGGATATATTAGAGCTAGGAACTGCCGGTAATAAGGTGCCAAATGGTTCGGTACAAATCCCAGAACGCATCAAAATTCGGCTAACCTCGGAACCACTAAACAAACCGAGTAGCTTGCGGCGTAGCGCGGTTAGCTGGTCAGTAGATCCAGAGTATAGGGAAGTCAAAAGCGCTTTCTCAAGACCTGCTACTAAATCGGTAACGTTTAGCAAGCAGTTGAGAGAGGAGCTACCAGTGCCACCGAGAGAAACAGGATTTAGAGAATACAGGGTAGTAGCGCATTTATCGAGAAGAAGAAGTAACGACGGTAGGACGGTTAAGCTAGATTTATCAGATGAGCCAATAGAAACACCACTCTGCGATTTTAGCCCGACAACGCTAAATACTGCCGCGGAAGTACCTTGGGCAGATAGGCAACCAATGCAAGACGCCTCTACGCTAACAAGCCCTCCGGATTACGAAGATATTTGCCAAACTTTACGGCAAACTAGAGACCCAGCGGACGCTAGCAGAGGTGGGTCAAGGCCGAATGAGGAAATGATGCAAGACGTAGGGCCGGATTCAGAGGAGGAGTGCCCGATTTGCAAAAGAGAAATGGAAAATCAGATGAGGCAAGGGCCGCTGCCTCCGCTTCACGAAGAGAACAGCTCAGACAGCTCAGCGAATCAAAATGCAAGTCCACCTCAACGGGCTGCGTTGGAAAGCCCACCGGAAGACGTCAAAGCGAAGGAAGCTAGTGAATTAGATAAGCAAGGATCAGGTGAagaggtgaaagaggagagttTAAATAGTGTGGGCAATACGAGTGATAGAAAAGATACTGAGCAGGCTGGAAACTCGAATGAAATCGGTGTAAATACGGATGTTGAAAGTCAGACTGAAGAGATTAAAGATAGTGAGACAACTTTAGCAAGTGATGTGCCTATAGACAGTCAAGTTTCAGAAGGACAGAAAGATGGTAGTAACGAGGAGGTGAAGGAACAAGCAGTAGAAACGGAAGCTATTGCCGGAGATGTTTGGGAAAGCGTTTTAGGAGAGGAGAGCTTGGTTAAGTTGAACAATGAATGTAAAGATGATCAGGCGAAGGTCGAGGAGCAAGATAAGAAGCCATTAGTTTCCCCAGAGCATAGACTAAGTTTATGGACTCAATTGGGACGCGATCCTGCAGGGTTACCGGAATTCCCCCCGGATAGGCTGCCTCTTTCTGTACCCCCGACTTTGGACCGAAGACTGTCTCTAAGTTTAGAGGGGGAGCGAAAAAGCCGAGGACTCTCCCATCGAATCGAAGCCTTGCAGAATAAACTGGCGATATCTCCCGGGCGAGTTGCGGTGGAACGCATTTCGCGCATGAGGGAGGTAGACGTTATTTGCAGGGTACGGAGACTGAGCATCAGGAGTACAGACTCTGGGGAAGGGGACAATGAAGCGGAGAGTAAAAAGGAGGAACTGGAAGAACCTCCAAAACAGAAGGAGAAGGACAATACAGACATTGGAAAAGAGGCGAAGGAGGTCATCCAATCACAAAAAGACCCCGAAGACCCCGGAGTGCGAGACACGGAGGAGACATCTTCATCAG